The following are encoded in a window of Brevibacillus sp. DP1.3A genomic DNA:
- a CDS encoding methionine ABC transporter ATP-binding protein codes for MIQLTDIHKSYQVGNKQVEALKGVSLQVEKGQIYGVIGFSGAGKSTLLRTINLLEKPTSGSVIVNGQNMLTLKEKELRQARKKIGIIFQHFNLLSSYNVFDNVAEILRMNRVPKDVIKRKVEDLLGLVGLSDKANAYPSQLSGGQKQRVGIARALATDPEILLCDEATSALDPQTTESILELLLDINRKFNLTIVLITHEMQVIKKICDQVAIMENGVVIEQGSVLDVFSNPQEQTTRNFIKTVFDDQVPQEILSKIKETGPVSKIVRVAFRGDAALDPVLGTLSARFPISTNLLYGSITTIKGTALGILLLHISGEEQDIQDGIRYLRESVYRVDIVSPEEVRS; via the coding sequence ATGATACAGCTAACCGATATTCATAAGTCGTATCAAGTAGGAAACAAGCAGGTAGAAGCATTGAAGGGCGTATCCCTGCAGGTGGAAAAAGGGCAAATCTACGGGGTTATCGGCTTTAGCGGAGCGGGGAAAAGCACCCTGCTCCGTACCATCAACCTGCTGGAGAAGCCGACTAGCGGTTCTGTGATCGTCAATGGCCAGAACATGCTGACCCTCAAGGAAAAAGAGCTGCGGCAAGCTCGCAAAAAGATCGGGATTATTTTTCAACACTTCAACCTGCTCTCTTCCTATAATGTCTTTGACAATGTGGCGGAAATCTTGCGGATGAATCGCGTCCCCAAAGATGTCATTAAGCGCAAGGTAGAAGACCTTCTCGGCTTGGTTGGCTTGTCTGATAAAGCAAACGCTTATCCTTCTCAGCTATCCGGTGGACAAAAGCAACGGGTGGGCATCGCTCGTGCGCTTGCGACTGATCCGGAAATCCTGCTCTGTGACGAAGCAACTTCCGCTCTCGACCCGCAGACGACCGAATCGATTCTGGAGCTGTTGCTCGACATCAATCGAAAGTTCAACCTGACAATCGTGCTGATTACACATGAGATGCAGGTCATCAAAAAAATCTGCGATCAGGTAGCCATCATGGAAAACGGTGTCGTCATCGAGCAAGGCTCTGTTCTGGATGTTTTCAGCAATCCGCAAGAGCAAACGACCCGTAATTTTATCAAAACGGTTTTCGACGATCAGGTACCACAGGAGATTTTGTCCAAAATAAAAGAAACCGGACCCGTTTCCAAAATTGTTCGCGTTGCCTTTCGCGGGGATGCTGCTCTCGATCCTGTTCTAGGAACACTATCTGCACGTTTTCCGATTAGTACCAATCTGTTGTATGGCTCGATTACGACCATAAAAGGAACAGCGCTCGGCATTCTGCTTTTGCACATATCCGGCGAAGAACAAGACATTCAAGATGGCATTCGCTACTTGCGCGAATCCGTCTACCGCGTAGATATTGTGTCACCAGAGGAGGTGCGGAGCTAA
- a CDS encoding methionine ABC transporter permease → MERLIDMIPVFGQSLQETVIMVGISLFIATLIGIPLGILLVITQANHLFPNRIIYHTLNTIINIVRSLPFIILMVAIIPFTELIVGTSIGIEGAIVPLIVYTSPYISRLMETALHDVDRGVIEAYQAMGASRTQIIFRIMLREARPGIVLCLTIATIGLIGATAMAGAVGAGGLGDLALRYGYQQWDIEVMIITVVILVVLVQLIQSLGNWAARKLKKSV, encoded by the coding sequence ATGGAGCGTTTGATTGATATGATTCCGGTATTCGGGCAATCTCTGCAAGAGACCGTCATTATGGTTGGGATTTCGTTGTTCATTGCGACACTGATCGGGATTCCGCTCGGGATTTTGTTGGTCATCACACAGGCGAATCACCTTTTCCCGAACAGAATCATCTATCACACCCTGAATACGATCATCAACATTGTGCGTTCGTTGCCTTTTATTATCCTGATGGTTGCGATCATTCCTTTTACGGAGTTGATCGTGGGCACTTCGATTGGGATTGAAGGAGCAATTGTGCCGCTCATCGTCTATACCTCGCCTTACATCTCACGCCTGATGGAAACGGCCCTGCATGACGTAGATCGTGGCGTTATCGAAGCGTACCAGGCAATGGGCGCATCCCGGACGCAGATTATTTTTCGCATCATGCTGCGTGAAGCACGGCCCGGCATCGTCCTCTGCCTGACCATCGCGACCATCGGTTTGATTGGTGCTACTGCTATGGCCGGGGCAGTCGGTGCCGGCGGACTTGGCGATCTCGCCTTGCGCTACGGCTACCAGCAATGGGACATCGAAGTCATGATCATTACTGTCGTTATCCTCGTCGTCCTGGTACAGCTCATTCAATCGTTGGGTAACTGGGCAGCCCGAAAACTGAAAAAGAGCGTGTAA
- a CDS encoding MetQ/NlpA family ABC transporter substrate-binding protein, giving the protein MKKTGLLLTTLLLAASLVTACGGKQEAAPANGGTAAEQTSLKVGVTGGPHEEILNKVKEVAKGKGLDVEVVVFNDYVQPNQALDKGNLDVNSFQTIPFLAKFNQDHKTKIVEVGKTVTYPMGLYSTKHKKVEDIPAGGVVGIQNDPTNRARALLLYQAAGLIKLKDGVGDNATPLDIVENPKNLQFKELEAAFLARSLSNVEVASINTNFAMEAGYSPQKDAIFAETADSPYVNILAVNETNKDNPAVKKLVDIYRSEEVKKFIDERFEGAVLPSW; this is encoded by the coding sequence ATGAAAAAGACTGGTCTACTGCTCACTACACTACTGCTCGCTGCATCGCTCGTAACGGCTTGCGGCGGTAAACAAGAAGCTGCACCTGCTAACGGCGGCACTGCTGCTGAGCAAACCTCACTCAAGGTGGGCGTCACTGGCGGCCCGCACGAAGAAATTCTCAACAAAGTAAAAGAAGTCGCCAAAGGCAAAGGGCTCGACGTCGAAGTCGTCGTTTTCAACGATTACGTACAGCCGAACCAAGCTCTCGATAAAGGAAATCTCGATGTAAACAGCTTCCAAACCATCCCGTTCTTGGCGAAGTTCAATCAAGATCACAAAACAAAGATCGTCGAGGTCGGAAAAACCGTCACGTACCCGATGGGCCTGTACTCCACCAAGCATAAAAAAGTCGAGGACATCCCTGCTGGCGGCGTTGTCGGCATTCAAAACGACCCGACCAACCGAGCACGCGCCCTGCTACTCTATCAGGCAGCTGGCTTGATTAAGCTCAAGGATGGCGTGGGTGACAACGCAACACCACTGGACATCGTAGAAAATCCAAAAAATTTGCAATTCAAAGAGCTGGAGGCTGCTTTCCTGGCGCGCTCGCTGAGCAACGTAGAAGTCGCTTCGATTAATACGAACTTCGCAATGGAAGCTGGCTACTCCCCGCAAAAAGATGCGATCTTCGCTGAGACAGCTGACTCTCCATATGTAAACATTTTGGCAGTCAACGAAACCAACAAAGACAACCCCGCTGTCAAAAAACTGGTGGACATCTACCGCTCGGAAGAAGTGAAAAAATTCATCGACGAACGTTTTGAAGGAGCTGTACTGCCGTCCTGGTAA
- a CDS encoding DJ-1/PfpI family protein: MKVAILLFDGITALDAIGPYDVFAATLKCEVKFVAKKKGLIKLDSNMGYLHADYSFSEVTSADILVVPGCSPPNYKTPMNDEETLQWIRHIHETTKWTTSVCNGSLILSAAGLLQGAVATTHWGSFELLQSLGTTPTEERVVRQGKIVTAAGVSSGIDMALQLVAWELGEDMSKGVQLILEYDPQPPFDSGSPKKAPALLVEQIRGMLQEFAKREPRV; encoded by the coding sequence ATGAAGGTTGCAATCTTGCTTTTCGATGGCATCACCGCATTAGATGCAATTGGTCCATACGATGTATTCGCTGCTACGCTGAAATGTGAAGTGAAGTTTGTGGCTAAGAAGAAAGGGTTAATCAAGCTTGACTCCAATATGGGTTATTTACATGCCGATTACAGTTTTTCTGAAGTTACTTCCGCTGATATTCTTGTTGTTCCCGGTTGCAGTCCGCCCAATTATAAAACCCCAATGAATGACGAAGAAACCCTACAGTGGATTCGCCACATACATGAAACAACGAAATGGACTACGTCTGTCTGCAATGGCTCTCTGATCTTGAGCGCCGCAGGCTTGTTACAAGGAGCCGTAGCCACCACTCATTGGGGTTCCTTCGAACTACTCCAATCTCTTGGAACCACTCCAACAGAGGAAAGAGTCGTTCGTCAGGGCAAAATCGTTACAGCAGCCGGTGTTTCCTCTGGTATCGACATGGCACTCCAATTAGTTGCATGGGAATTGGGAGAAGATATGAGTAAAGGAGTCCAGTTGATTTTGGAATACGATCCCCAGCCGCCGTTTGACTCGGGTTCACCTAAGAAGGCACCTGCTTTATTGGTAGAACAAATAAGAGGGATGTTGCAGGAGTTTGCAAAACGGGAGCCCCGGGTATAA
- a CDS encoding siderophore ABC transporter substrate-binding protein → MNKKLLMLFMAVLLAVFTAACGSNNAAPATPAADATKAPEAAQTSEEVTIKHKLGEAKLKKNPKTVVAFDYGVLDSLDKLGIEVAGVAQSSSIPAYLEKFKDAKYTNIGGLKEPDFEKINAMKPDVIFISGRQQDAYEELNKIAPTIFMGVDNAKYMESFKENMKTLGTIFGKEAQVEEELGKIDASIKELNAKATASGKTALIVMVNEGKLNAYGAGSRFGILHGEFGFTPVDKNISVENHGQSVSFEYIAEKDPDYLFVIDRGNAISKNKEVSTSTQQTVENDLIKNTKAFKTGNIIYLDSSNWYLSGGGLVSTAGMAEEVLKEVKW, encoded by the coding sequence GTGAACAAAAAATTACTCATGCTGTTTATGGCAGTACTGTTGGCTGTATTCACAGCTGCATGCGGCTCCAATAACGCCGCTCCTGCAACACCTGCGGCGGACGCAACGAAAGCACCTGAAGCTGCACAAACATCCGAAGAAGTTACGATCAAGCATAAATTGGGTGAAGCAAAACTGAAAAAGAATCCAAAAACCGTTGTAGCATTTGACTACGGTGTTCTGGATTCCTTGGACAAATTGGGTATCGAAGTAGCGGGTGTTGCACAGTCTTCCAGCATTCCTGCATACCTGGAAAAGTTCAAAGATGCGAAGTACACAAACATTGGTGGCTTGAAAGAGCCAGACTTTGAAAAAATCAATGCAATGAAACCGGATGTGATCTTCATTTCCGGTCGTCAACAAGATGCTTACGAAGAACTGAACAAAATTGCTCCAACCATCTTCATGGGTGTAGACAATGCGAAGTACATGGAATCTTTCAAAGAGAACATGAAAACATTGGGTACCATCTTCGGTAAAGAAGCACAAGTAGAAGAAGAGCTGGGCAAAATCGATGCATCTATCAAGGAATTGAATGCAAAAGCAACGGCAAGCGGCAAGACTGCTCTGATCGTTATGGTTAACGAAGGCAAGCTGAACGCTTATGGCGCTGGTTCCCGTTTTGGTATCCTGCATGGTGAATTCGGATTTACGCCTGTAGACAAAAACATTTCCGTAGAAAACCATGGTCAAAGCGTTTCCTTTGAATATATCGCAGAAAAAGATCCAGACTATCTGTTCGTAATTGATCGTGGTAACGCGATTTCCAAGAATAAAGAAGTGTCTACTTCTACACAGCAAACTGTAGAAAACGACCTGATTAAGAACACGAAAGCATTCAAAACTGGCAACATCATTTACCTGGATTCTAGCAACTGGTACTTGTCTGGTGGCGGATTGGTATCTACCGCTGGCATGGCAGAAGAAGTTCTGAAAGAAGTTAAGTGGTAA
- a CDS encoding ABC transporter ATP-binding protein: protein MIEVRNVTKQYGSKNVVENVSVKIAKGKITSFIGPNGAGKSTLLSMISRLLTKDQGEVFIEGQEIRQTKSSELAKKISILKQSNHITVRLTIRELVSFGRFPYSQGNLSKEDWKYVDEAIQYLELTDIQHKYLDQLSGGQRQRAYIAMVVAQNTEYVLLDEPLNNLDMKHSVQIMKVLRRLVDERGKTVVIVIHDINFASVYSDYIVALKDGKVVKEGTTDEIITRPILKDVYDMDIHIEDIEENKICVYFA from the coding sequence GTGATAGAAGTCCGGAATGTCACAAAACAGTATGGTAGCAAAAATGTCGTGGAAAATGTCTCTGTGAAGATTGCCAAGGGGAAAATCACGTCTTTTATCGGACCCAATGGGGCCGGAAAGAGTACGCTGCTGTCGATGATTAGTCGCCTATTGACCAAGGATCAAGGCGAGGTTTTCATTGAGGGTCAGGAGATTAGGCAGACAAAGAGCAGTGAGCTGGCAAAGAAAATCTCGATTCTCAAGCAATCGAATCACATTACGGTGCGGTTGACGATTCGTGAGCTGGTCAGCTTTGGTCGCTTCCCGTATTCACAAGGCAATTTGTCAAAAGAGGATTGGAAGTATGTAGACGAAGCGATCCAATATTTGGAGCTCACGGACATTCAACACAAGTACCTCGACCAGTTGAGTGGCGGTCAGCGTCAACGCGCTTATATCGCGATGGTTGTCGCTCAAAATACGGAATACGTCCTCTTGGATGAGCCGCTCAACAATTTGGATATGAAGCATTCCGTCCAGATCATGAAAGTGCTGCGACGTCTGGTAGACGAAAGGGGCAAAACGGTTGTCATTGTCATTCACGATATCAACTTCGCTTCCGTCTATTCGGATTATATCGTCGCACTCAAGGATGGAAAGGTCGTGAAGGAAGGCACTACAGATGAGATCATAACACGACCGATCTTGAAAGATGTCTATGACATGGATATCCATATCGAAGACATTGAAGAAAATAAAATCTGTGTCTATTTCGCGTAA
- a CDS encoding ABC transporter ATP-binding protein, producing MERLYTQKLDIGYGELSIVKDLNISIPSGKITALVGANGSGKSTILKTLARIMKPTGGQVFLDGKSIHQQSTKEVAKQLAILPQNPTAPDGLTVSELVTYGRFPHQKGFGSLTKEDKEIVNWAISMTGMADFHDRPVDQLSGGQRQRAWIAMALAQGTDILFLDEPTTFLDMAHQLEVLKLLQKLNDEENRTIVMVVHDLNHATRYAQHMVAISRGTVVAEGSPVEVMTPEMLRKVFNIEADILIDPRTGVPLCLPYELSHAVDQKQPNENTTQPVYTEERKLVGAR from the coding sequence GTGGAGCGCTTATACACGCAAAAGCTGGACATCGGATACGGTGAGCTTTCCATTGTCAAAGACTTGAACATCAGCATTCCTTCTGGAAAAATCACTGCCCTGGTCGGTGCAAATGGTTCTGGTAAATCGACGATCCTCAAAACTCTCGCCCGGATTATGAAACCAACAGGCGGACAAGTATTTTTGGACGGAAAATCGATCCACCAGCAATCGACCAAGGAAGTCGCCAAGCAACTGGCGATTTTGCCACAAAACCCAACCGCACCCGATGGCTTGACCGTGTCTGAGCTCGTTACCTATGGCCGCTTCCCCCATCAAAAAGGCTTCGGCTCTTTGACTAAGGAAGACAAAGAGATCGTAAACTGGGCTATCTCCATGACCGGCATGGCCGATTTCCATGATCGCCCGGTTGACCAACTGTCCGGCGGTCAGCGCCAGCGCGCCTGGATTGCAATGGCTCTGGCGCAAGGAACAGACATCCTTTTCCTTGATGAGCCTACGACATTCCTGGATATGGCTCACCAGCTGGAGGTTCTCAAGCTTCTGCAAAAGCTGAATGACGAAGAAAATCGTACGATCGTCATGGTCGTCCACGATCTGAACCACGCAACCCGTTATGCACAGCACATGGTTGCAATCTCTCGCGGAACCGTCGTCGCTGAGGGAAGTCCTGTTGAAGTCATGACGCCTGAGATGCTGCGTAAGGTATTCAACATCGAAGCAGACATCCTGATTGATCCTCGCACGGGTGTACCGCTCTGCCTCCCTTATGAGCTGTCTCATGCTGTGGATCAAAAGCAACCAAACGAAAACACGACCCAACCTGTTTACACGGAAGAGCGCAAGCTGGTTGGAGCCAGATAA
- a CDS encoding DUF2294 domain-containing protein — MTLVDSNETRKKLSAIYNEIAKELFGFGTTLLRVTIENQMITFQAKHRRSPRSEALEGEAPALKLEVDFRMSLLYKKKLRERLEVEMGLPLEAVLRDYDAPTQWAITNVILAESELNT, encoded by the coding sequence ATGACTCTAGTGGACTCCAATGAAACCAGAAAAAAGCTGTCTGCCATCTATAATGAGATAGCAAAAGAGTTGTTCGGATTTGGAACGACATTGCTCCGAGTCACGATTGAAAATCAGATGATTACGTTCCAAGCCAAGCATCGCCGCTCTCCGCGCTCAGAAGCGTTAGAAGGAGAAGCACCGGCCCTCAAGCTCGAAGTCGATTTTCGGATGTCCCTTCTTTATAAGAAGAAACTGCGAGAGCGACTGGAAGTAGAGATGGGGTTGCCGTTGGAAGCTGTGCTACGGGACTATGATGCGCCTACGCAGTGGGCGATCACGAATGTTATTTTAGCTGAATCAGAACTGAATACCTGA
- a CDS encoding YxcD family protein, which produces MEKITFSEQDIINAICIHAAYKKQLKPQDISVELMWDEEYGFSAEVHWMERQQVFIEMNMIEAIRYYLETQMQRNPYSAGIELVLDDEQGIIAHITY; this is translated from the coding sequence ATGGAAAAGATAACATTTTCCGAACAAGATATCATTAATGCGATCTGTATTCACGCAGCCTACAAAAAACAGTTGAAGCCACAAGATATCTCCGTCGAGCTGATGTGGGACGAAGAGTACGGCTTTTCTGCTGAAGTACACTGGATGGAGCGCCAACAAGTCTTCATCGAGATGAATATGATTGAAGCGATTCGCTACTACCTGGAGACCCAGATGCAGCGCAACCCTTATTCCGCCGGTATCGAGCTGGTATTGGACGACGAACAAGGGATCATCGCTCATATCACCTACTAA